In Panthera tigris isolate Pti1 chromosome D2, P.tigris_Pti1_mat1.1, whole genome shotgun sequence, one DNA window encodes the following:
- the LOC122231756 gene encoding basic proline-rich protein-like yields the protein MDPFPGAKTRSPRERRCQRVTSGGGACAIYGSGRPSPRPSPPPPPPPPPPRSLTDCLTAPRAGPSPASPASPAATERHRAPPPPPPAALRGSSRPPAAREVPARSAPGLSGDPEPGVRLRALRRSQTSPAPASLKAERTPRAPGSCPQCRRARSQGLHCCVVQGQESERRAGASLKSHPETWAKSGSQGCGVAGTARPHVLRVWGVTLSLRWLPGRRPHSGPGVRTRRCAQAKPGAGNKARAVSAAPTPSLARNVRPKCPVPRETADAPRNSLDPLPGNPRALQGELQVRRPALRARPAPPPAPPPARAPGAARLPSLAWGQGAIYGRRRGSGSPPGARCSSRRPRSPRAGSARPATYRNYATLPSPPAPVRASPAPRALGPRSPPRGPARRGAGGPPPPTPDPPEPERPPGQRSPAARTLPGRGAKVHCEARPAAPPEVPGSRVPNAAARLRRSPARAPRRPGERTPAAGGAPGAARPPCAQRPARGAPSSTFVAGGLWGPQAGAGSPRRGRERTPRAYLRRSFDGRRGAPWPRGGGGASGRPGGCAARRLPTFPPPTLPGEPTGRAASAPVRTRRAAFHRGRRRRGGRGPGGGARRCPQAAPRPAPAAVPPARRPCGGTSGASPGPGAEPPRGGLPQAPEPRSFLQGPKALATPGRRERAKLGEEAPRLRHLSEACPRPWAGPKPSV from the exons ATGGACCCTTTCCCGGGAGCCAAAACTCGAAGCCCCCGGGAGCGGCGCTGTCAGAGGGTGACGTCGGGGGGCGGCGCCTGCGCCATATATGGGAGCGGCCGCCCCTCGCCGCGcccctcgccgccgccgccgccgccgccgccgccgccgcgctcgCTGACTGACTGCCTGACGGCGCCGCGAGCCGGCCCGAGCCCCGCGAGCCCCGCGAGCCCCGCCGCCACCGAGCGCCaccgcgcgccgccgccgccgcccccggccgCGCTCCGCGGCTCCTCGCGCCCACCCGCGGCCCGGGAAGTTCCCGCTC GAAGCGCGCCCGGCCTCTCCGGCGACCCGGAGCCGGGTGTCCGGCTGCGCGCCCTGCGCCGTAGCCAGACCTCCCCGGCGCCAGCCTCTCTAAAAGCCGAGCGGACGCCGCGGGCGCCCGGGTCCTGCCCTCAGTGCCGCCGGGCCCGG TCCCAGGGCCTCCACTGCTGCGTGGTGCAAGGCCAGGAGAGCGAGAGGCGGGCTGGTGCCAGCCTCAAGAGTCATCCAGAAACTTGGGCCAAGTCGGGGTCCCAGGGA TGCGGAGTTGCAGGCACGGCCCGCCCCCACGTCCTCCGCGTCTGGGGGGTCACGCTCAGCCTGCGCTGGCTACCTGGCCGCCGGCCCCACTCCGGCCCGGGAGTCAGGACCCGGCGCTGCGCACAG GCCAAGCCCGGCGCCGGCAACAAGGCCAGGGCAGTGAGCGCCGCGCCCACGCCGTCGCTGGCGAGAAACGTGCGCCCCAAGTGCCCAGTCCCGCGGGAGACAGCGGACGCGCCGCGGAATTCGCTCGACCCTCTCCCTGGAAATCCCAGGGCTCTCCAAG GTGAACTGCAAGTGCGGCGCCCCGCGCTccgcgcccgccccgcgcccccgcccgcgcccccgcccgcgcGCGCGCCCGGCGCCGCGCGGCTCCCGAGCCTAGCGTGGGGCCAGGGCGCCATCTACGGGCGCCGCCGCGGCTCCGGCTCGCCTCCCGGAGCCCGCTGCTCCTCCCGCCGCCCGCGCTCGCCCCGCGCCGGCTCCGCCAGGCCTGCCACTTACCGCAATTACGCGACGCTCCCC TCTCCGCCCGCGCCCGTGCGCGCCTCCCCCGCGCCCAGGGCCCTCGGCCCGCGCTCACCTCCCCGCGGTCCGGCCAGGAGGGGCGCAggcggaccccccccccccacccccgaccccccgGAGCCCGAGCGGCCGCCCGGGCAGCGCTCGCCCGCCGCCAGAACGCTGCCAGGGCGCGGCGCAAAAGTTCACTGCGAGGCCAGGCCCGCAGCGCCGCCCGAGGTCCCGGGCTCCCGCGTCCCCAACGCCGCCGCGCGCCTCCGCCGCagccccgcccgcgccccccgcAGGCCAGGGGAACGCACCCCCGCGGCGGGCGGCGCGCCCGGCGCAGCCCGGCCCCCCTGCGCCCAGCGCCCGGCCCGCGGCGCGCCAAGTTCAACTTTCGTGGCCGGCGGCCTCTGGGGGCCGCAGGCCGGGGCGGGGAGCCCCCGACGGGGCCGCGAGCGGACCCCGCGCGCCTACCTGCGCCGCTCATTCGACGGGCGTCGCGGGGCGCCCTGGCCGCGAGGTGGCGGCGGCGCCAGCGGCCGGCCGGGAGGGTGTGCGGCCCGGCGCCTTCCCAcgttcccacctcccaccctcccgGGAGAGCCCACGGGCCGGGCCGCGAGCGCGCCAGTGCGCACGCGCCGCGCTGCCTTCCACCGCGggaggcggcggcgcggcgggcgggggccgggcggTGGCGCGAGGAGGTGCCCGCAGGCGGCCCCGcggcccgcccccgccgccgtgccccccgcccgccgcccgtgCGGAGGGACCTCCGGAGCGTCCCCGGGGCCGGGCGCGGAGCCCCCACGGGGAGGCCTTCCGCAAGCGCCGGAGCCCCGCTCCTTCCTCCAGGGCCCAAAGGCTTTGGCGACCCCTGGCCGAAGAGAGCGCGCCAAGCTCGGGGAAGAGGCGCCCCGACTTAGACACCTGTCCGAAGCGTgtcccaggccctgggctggcccGAAGCCGTCGGTGTAG